Genomic DNA from Deltaproteobacteria bacterium:
TCGGCTTTCACGTCATAAACCATCCAGCCGGCAGTGGCTGCGTCGGAGTTGCTGATGTAGATTCTTTTTTCGTCCGGTGAAAAGGCGATACCGTTGGGTGCCTTGATGTCTTTGGCTAGCAGCGTGAGCTTGCCGCCTTTGGAGTAACGGTAAACTCCTTGGAACGGCGTCTCTTTGCGCGGATCGTCAAAGGCTTTCGGCAAGCCGAATGGCGGATCGGTGAAATAGAGATCGCCGTTAGATTTGAACACAACGTCGTTGGGGCTGTTGATGCGCTTGCCCTCGAAGCGGTCGACCAGCGTGGTTTTCGTGCCGTTCTTTTCCAAACGCGCGATGCGGCGGTCGCCATGTTCGGCGAGCACGAGCCGTCCGTCTGGGTCGAAGGTCAGGCCGTTGGAACCTGGCTCTGGCCCTTCAAATGGACCCTTTCCTGTGTAGCCGCTGGGATGCAGGAACACGCTGGTGCCTTTGCCTTCCTGCCATTTGACTACGGAGTTGGTCGGAATGTCGGAGAAGAGTAAGTAGCCTTCCTTGC
This window encodes:
- a CDS encoding SMP-30/gluconolactonase/LRE family protein; amino-acid sequence: MKYFKTILIVAFVLSSLATAFAQPQPAKPVQEINIVRLDPRFDKLVPLNVKVERIVSGRKWVEGPVWNRKEGYLLFSDIPTNSVVKWQEGKGTSVFLHPSGYTGKGPFEGPEPGSNGLTFDPDGRLVLAEHGDRRIARLEKNGTKTTLVDRFEGKRINSPNDVVFKSNGDLYFTDPPFGLPKAFDDPRKETPFQGVYRYSKGGKLTLLAKDIKAPNGIAFSPDEKRIYISNSDAATAGWMVYDVKADGTIGNGRVLFNGTGLIGKKPGAPDGMKVDREGNIFGAGPGGIYVFSPDGKHLGSIETGVPTGNVSWGEDGSSLFITSNTNVFRLKLATKGAGW